In Nitratiruptor sp. YY09-18, a single window of DNA contains:
- the kdsB gene encoding 3-deoxy-manno-octulosonate cytidylyltransferase has product MIIIPARIASTRFPRKVLYPINGVPMVICTARQASKVDEVVIATDSKEVVEVANEYGFRAVLTREHHASGTDRVNEAATILGLEPDHIIINVQADEPFIEPEVIESVKDLVQKHRDSDEIMLHSVYKEIDAQKADDPNRVKVVLDSTNFALYFSRSKIPYPREELKIYYQHIGIYGYTRKMLERFCSLKEAPLENIEKLEQLRVLYHGYKIAMAKVKSRSIGVDTLEDLKRLSL; this is encoded by the coding sequence ATGATAATCATTCCAGCTCGTATTGCATCTACAAGATTTCCGCGCAAAGTCCTCTACCCTATAAATGGTGTTCCAATGGTGATATGTACAGCAAGGCAGGCAAGCAAAGTTGATGAAGTGGTTATAGCAACAGATAGCAAAGAGGTAGTTGAAGTGGCCAATGAGTATGGGTTTAGAGCTGTGTTGACAAGGGAGCACCATGCAAGTGGGACTGACCGTGTCAATGAAGCAGCTACTATTTTGGGCCTTGAACCAGATCATATCATTATAAATGTGCAAGCTGATGAGCCTTTTATCGAGCCAGAAGTAATCGAGAGTGTTAAAGATCTTGTGCAAAAACATAGAGATAGTGATGAGATTATGCTGCATAGCGTTTATAAAGAGATTGATGCACAAAAGGCTGATGATCCTAACAGAGTCAAGGTAGTTCTTGATAGCACAAATTTTGCGCTCTACTTTTCACGCAGTAAAATCCCTTATCCAAGAGAGGAGTTAAAAATATACTATCAACATATAGGTATTTATGGATATACGCGAAAAATGCTTGAGCGTTTTTGTTCTTTAAAAGAAGCACCACTTGAAAATATAGAGAAGTTAGAGCAGCTACGAGTTCTCTATCATGGGTATAAAATAGCGATGGCAAAAGTCAAATCACGCAGCATTGGTGTCGATACACTCGAAGATCTTAAAAGGCTCTCTTTGTAG
- a CDS encoding TonB-dependent receptor plug domain-containing protein — MKKKIIAGVLCLLCVYADQTNLDMLLGSLQQAEDLSKKTIQESAGYVITYTREDLDRMHIKSLKEILERLPFIRYNEDANGLTDLFYEPFQPTKYGQIKLYIDDKETSDAIFGNSLQAFSEMDISFIDHIEIYLGAVSFTLGTEPSITIIKLYTKDPARENSAMIDIGGGSRGKKDFIYLNGRDLGDMKYLFYVNHRDNRRKKIKFHSTELSRDKKFNSMYFLLYKDKLRYELFVSRIDIKPFTAGAINLEPKLAHISTRNFFTGLRYDDPENGWHNYLYFTYSNNWAYERGNGILGVLPQNRFLYLKPYKSHDFKATSTVTEVDIKKKFQITKNWSLLTGITGKAKHFEFLKNRFDNIDFSHLPYNQENLVAGYIESSYLLNNNNVVILDLKKDKYFENGPVDDYDQIFFRTGYIYNSPTIVTKFFLGKTDLKPSPKQLLESLNSNKLKKQTYTAFAWELQKKDKKQKFSILYTWMQIENLIIRDIDTFKLINDTNNLIYNTLDIRYCYKFDLDNKMEIEGFIVKPNRQTNPSSRNLYGAHIMSYNKWKNFNFFNSLVYRRWTKDQGSGFDYSFTVNYRLSDKLSFYFKGLNIFGSAIKTNYYGYDMVKSQIIKLSDVDVIDREFLVGMEYQF, encoded by the coding sequence ATGAAAAAGAAAATCATAGCAGGAGTCTTATGCTTACTCTGTGTATATGCTGATCAAACAAATCTTGATATGCTTTTGGGAAGTCTTCAACAAGCTGAGGATCTTTCCAAAAAAACTATACAAGAGAGTGCGGGATATGTCATAACTTATACTAGAGAAGATCTAGATAGAATGCATATCAAATCTCTTAAAGAGATTTTAGAGAGACTTCCATTTATAAGATACAACGAAGATGCCAATGGTTTGACAGATCTATTTTATGAACCTTTCCAGCCTACTAAATATGGTCAGATTAAACTTTATATTGATGATAAAGAGACCTCGGATGCAATCTTTGGTAACAGTCTGCAAGCTTTTTCTGAAATGGATATCTCCTTTATAGACCATATTGAAATATATTTAGGTGCTGTCTCTTTTACACTCGGAACAGAACCTTCTATAACTATTATCAAACTTTATACGAAAGATCCAGCTAGAGAAAATAGTGCAATGATAGATATCGGTGGAGGCTCTCGCGGAAAAAAAGATTTCATATATTTAAATGGAAGAGATTTAGGAGATATGAAATATCTTTTTTATGTTAATCATCGCGATAATCGAAGGAAAAAAATCAAATTCCATAGTACAGAACTTTCTCGTGATAAGAAATTTAATTCAATGTATTTTCTTTTGTATAAAGATAAATTGCGCTATGAACTTTTTGTCTCTCGCATTGATATCAAACCTTTTACAGCTGGTGCAATTAATCTAGAACCAAAATTGGCCCATATATCAACAAGAAATTTCTTTACAGGATTACGCTATGATGATCCAGAAAATGGATGGCATAATTATCTCTATTTTACATATAGCAACAACTGGGCATACGAGAGGGGAAATGGTATTTTGGGTGTTCTACCCCAAAATAGGTTTCTCTACCTAAAACCATACAAGTCCCATGATTTTAAAGCTACGAGTACTGTAACAGAAGTTGATATCAAAAAAAAGTTCCAAATAACAAAAAATTGGAGTCTCTTAACTGGTATTACAGGTAAAGCAAAACATTTTGAATTTTTAAAAAATAGATTCGATAATATTGACTTTTCCCATCTACCTTATAATCAAGAAAACCTTGTAGCAGGCTATATAGAAAGTTCTTATCTCTTAAATAATAACAATGTGGTTATTTTAGATTTAAAAAAAGATAAATATTTCGAAAACGGTCCGGTTGATGATTATGATCAAATATTTTTTAGAACCGGTTATATTTATAATTCTCCTACAATTGTTACTAAATTTTTTCTAGGAAAAACAGATTTAAAACCTTCACCAAAACAGCTTCTTGAATCATTAAATAGTAACAAGCTAAAAAAACAAACATATACTGCATTTGCTTGGGAACTACAAAAAAAAGATAAAAAGCAAAAATTTTCTATACTTTATACTTGGATGCAAATTGAAAATCTTATTATTCGAGATATTGATACCTTTAAACTTATCAATGATACTAATAATTTAATATATAATACTCTAGACATTCGTTATTGTTACAAATTTGATTTAGACAATAAAATGGAAATAGAAGGATTTATTGTTAAACCAAATCGACAGACTAATCCATCATCAAGAAATCTTTATGGTGCTCATATTATGTCGTATAACAAATGGAAAAATTTTAATTTTTTTAACTCTTTAGTATATAGGAGATGGACAAAAGATCAAGGGTCTGGGTTTGATTACAGCTTTACTGTCAATTACCGACTAAGCGATAAACTGTCGTTTTATTTCAAAGGACTAAATATATTTGGTTCTGCGATAAAAACTAACTATTATGGATACGATATGGTCAAATCACAAATTATCAAACTTTCTGATGTAGATGTAATAGACAGAGAGTTTTTGGTAGGAATGGAGTATCAATTTTGA
- a CDS encoding bifunctional diguanylate cyclase/phosphodiesterase produces MIKITSSEFKTLKIHETKHNALSISHLLRTYIDPTKNILQILKNNESLQKKLNNILASFINDENRYVYIIYQDNYHNYRYLADGSLNPEDRGFFGQKFFPLQEEKWHRAFKSNKPTIFTQNKINNLWITMLYPLNIFKGVKSFLVIDLSTSAYKNIKNVLYQLRNFLKYLLYFFIGIFILLILLYAFLYTEYRRTFVDALTGVYNRNYLKHIEKIIDLSQYTLAMIDLDNFKAINDNYGHTIGDEAIKKVAKNIAANIRQDDILIRYGGDEFLLFAKKGRDMKNFYNRIYDIINNTIITIPDATQLKTGCSMGVNLLPDRDNTIIEAIKKADIKLYHAKKLGKNRVEYRDQADKNKKILEFDKINHLIHQRNVILYFQPIINMKTKKIEKYEALARLYDGKHIYYPNQFLGTIFQTNTYREFSKIIIQQAFEIIKNYQISISVNFNKSDFIDDAYYDSIKEIIEENQKYRELFILELLENEELKVDDEKILKRIKYFQNLGCKIALDDFGSGYSNFNYLLILEPDIVKIDGSLISQIQQSPNAKKIVQSIIYFTKYMGIETIAEFIENEDIFNIVKNLGIDYGQGYFIGKPCQKLQREPFKIFECIDTNAA; encoded by the coding sequence GTGATAAAAATCACATCTAGTGAATTCAAAACTCTAAAAATTCATGAAACAAAACACAATGCACTTTCTATATCACACCTTCTTCGCACCTATATCGATCCAACAAAAAACATTTTACAAATTTTAAAAAATAATGAGAGTCTGCAAAAAAAACTCAATAATATTCTCGCCAGTTTTATCAATGATGAGAATAGATACGTCTATATTATATATCAAGATAATTATCATAATTATCGATATCTTGCTGATGGTTCACTTAATCCTGAAGATAGAGGTTTTTTTGGACAGAAATTTTTTCCTCTCCAAGAAGAAAAATGGCATCGAGCATTCAAATCCAATAAACCTACCATTTTTACCCAAAATAAAATTAACAACCTATGGATAACAATGCTATATCCTTTAAATATTTTCAAAGGAGTTAAAAGTTTTTTAGTAATCGATCTTTCTACAAGCGCATATAAAAATATAAAGAACGTACTTTATCAATTGAGAAATTTCCTCAAATATCTTCTTTATTTCTTTATTGGAATCTTTATATTATTAATTTTACTTTATGCTTTTTTATACACAGAGTATCGCCGAACGTTTGTTGATGCTTTAACTGGGGTATATAATCGAAACTATCTCAAACACATAGAAAAAATTATAGATCTCTCACAGTACACCTTGGCAATGATTGATCTGGATAATTTCAAGGCTATTAACGATAATTATGGTCATACAATAGGTGATGAAGCAATAAAAAAAGTAGCCAAAAATATAGCAGCAAATATTCGTCAAGACGATATTTTGATTAGATATGGTGGAGATGAGTTTTTGTTGTTTGCTAAAAAGGGAAGAGATATGAAAAATTTCTACAACAGAATCTATGATATCATCAATAATACCATCATCACTATTCCAGATGCTACACAGTTAAAGACAGGATGTTCTATGGGGGTTAATCTCTTGCCAGATAGGGATAATACTATCATAGAGGCTATAAAAAAAGCTGATATTAAGCTTTATCACGCAAAAAAATTAGGAAAAAATAGAGTAGAATACAGAGATCAAGCAGATAAAAATAAAAAAATTTTGGAATTTGACAAGATTAATCATTTAATCCATCAAAGGAATGTGATACTATACTTTCAACCAATCATTAATATGAAAACAAAAAAAATAGAAAAATATGAAGCTCTTGCAAGACTTTATGATGGAAAGCATATATATTATCCTAATCAATTTCTTGGTACAATTTTTCAAACCAATACATATCGTGAATTTTCAAAAATCATAATCCAGCAAGCATTTGAAATTATTAAAAATTATCAAATATCTATTAGTGTCAATTTTAATAAATCTGATTTTATCGATGACGCATACTATGATTCAATTAAAGAGATTATTGAAGAAAATCAAAAATATAGAGAGTTGTTTATATTAGAACTCTTAGAAAACGAGGAGCTTAAAGTTGATGATGAGAAGATATTAAAAAGAATAAAATATTTTCAAAATTTGGGATGTAAAATTGCTTTAGATGATTTTGGAAGTGGATATTCAAATTTTAACTATCTATTGATACTAGAACCTGACATAGTAAAAATAGATGGCTCTCTTATATCTCAGATACAACAAAGTCCAAATGCCAAAAAAATAGTCCAAAGTATCATATATTTCACTAAATATATGGGAATTGAAACAATCGCTGAATTTATTGAAAATGAAGATATATTCAATATAGTAAAAAATTTAGGGATAGATTATGGACAAGGCTATTTTATAGGAAAACCCTGTCAAAAACTACAAAGAGAGCCTTTTAAGATCTTCGAGTGTATCGACACCAATGCTGCGTGA
- a CDS encoding ABC transporter permease, with translation MKKPVISIVILFFIFMLTFFGGYFYKVSAYDPNVHQILLPPSIEHPFGTDRLGRDLLARIIEGGKNSLIIGVGSAIISSFIALIAGVSAGYFRGWVDRGFVVVVDLFLTFPTFFLLLALVSYIQASALVLIIVISITGWMGNARMMRSESYAIAKKPFVKILKIAHAHSYKIILKYFLPLLAPLFFIGFTFGVGGAILAESGLSFLGLGVLPPQMSWGSILSEGKEVIDIAWWVSFFPGLMIFLVTFSLINISDYLQNVTNKKEKML, from the coding sequence ATGAAAAAGCCTGTTATTAGTATAGTAATACTATTTTTTATATTTATGCTCACATTTTTTGGTGGGTATTTCTACAAAGTCTCTGCTTATGATCCAAATGTCCATCAAATACTCCTCCCACCAAGCATAGAGCACCCTTTCGGTACTGATAGACTTGGGCGTGACCTCCTCGCTAGAATCATTGAGGGTGGAAAAAATTCGCTTATTATTGGAGTAGGGAGTGCGATTATCTCCTCCTTTATCGCACTCATTGCAGGGGTAAGTGCAGGATATTTTCGAGGATGGGTAGATAGAGGATTTGTAGTAGTGGTTGATCTTTTTTTGACCTTTCCTACCTTTTTCCTCCTCTTGGCTCTTGTAAGCTATATCCAGGCTTCTGCACTGGTACTCATCATAGTTATCTCCATCACTGGATGGATGGGCAACGCAAGAATGATGAGGAGTGAGAGCTATGCTATTGCAAAAAAGCCATTTGTCAAGATTTTAAAAATCGCTCATGCACATTCATATAAAATAATATTAAAATATTTCCTCCCGCTTTTAGCACCTCTTTTTTTCATAGGGTTTACTTTTGGAGTAGGTGGAGCAATTTTGGCTGAATCTGGGTTAAGTTTTTTAGGTCTTGGGGTGCTTCCTCCACAGATGAGCTGGGGATCGATTTTGAGTGAAGGAAAAGAGGTGATTGATATTGCATGGTGGGTAAGTTTCTTCCCAGGCCTCATGATTTTTCTCGTTACCTTTAGCCTTATAAATATCAGTGACTATTTACAAAATGTCACAAACAAAAAAGAGAAGATGCTATGA